In Orenia metallireducens, the DNA window AAGGCAATGGTACCACAATCTTAGTTCCTAAGAAACAGGTTCATAATTTGCGATTGGATTTAGCTAGCCAAGGGTTACCAACTGGTGGTAGTGTGGGCTTTGAATTGTTTGATCGTAATCAACTAGGGACTACTGATTATGAAATGAAGATTAATCATATACGTGCTTTGTCTGGTGAGTTAACAAGAACTATTCAACAGTTAGATAAAGTTATTTATGCTAAAGTACAGATTACTCCAAGTAAAACTAGCCTTTATACTGATAATGAAGAACCAGCGAAGGCATCTATAGTGTTAAGATTAAAAGAATATAGTAAGTTGACAACTAAAGAGATTAGAGCTATAGCCAATTTAGTTGCTAGTGGGGTGGAAGGTTTGACCCCTGATAAGGTAACGATTGTGGATACAGCAGGAAACTTGTTATCAGCTATGTTAGAGAATAATGAAGAAAAGTCTGATGTTAGTGATAAGTTAGACTTAAAGAAGAAGCTTGAAGATGATATCGAGAGAGATTTAAATGTAATGTTAACTAAGGTATTAGGAGTGGACAAGTTCTCTCTTACAGTTAATGCAACTTTGAATTTTGATAAAAGAAATATAGAGAGTAAAAGATATCAGCCAGTTGTAGGTGATGAGGGAATTATACGTAGTGAGCAGACCAAAGAAGAGAGTAGTGTAGGTACTACTATCAGCCCAGAAGGTGTGCCAGGAACTACATCTAACCTACCTCAATATAAGATAAATAATCAACAACAGAATCAGCATAACAAAGAAGAGCGGATAGTAAATTATGAAATTAATGAAGAGGTGGAGAGGTATGTTCAATCTCCAGGAACTATTGAAAGATTATCTGTAGCAGTAAGTGTTGATACTGCTCAAAAAGAGCTAAGTGCAGAGAAGAAAGATGCAATTACACAATTGATTTCTACTGCTGTTGGTTATGATTCTAGTAGAGGAGATCAAATTACTGTTATTGGTTATGACTTTAATAATGATTTAGATATTATGACTCAACAAGAGATGGAAGCAGCAGAAGCAAGAAAGAGAGTATTCTTGTTCTCTCTATTAGGTATTGTAGGAGTTTTAATTATTCTATTAGTAATTATAATGGCTAGAAAGAAAAATTCTCAAGATGATAACAGTCAAGTAGGGGAAAATATCAATTACTTAATTGATGAAGCAGAAGAAGAATTTGCTGTGGCTGGTAGCTTAACACCAGAAGAGAGAGAAAGACAGAAATTACAAAATCAATTACGCAATATAATCAGTGAACAGCCAGAAGAGATTGCTGGACTAATTAAAAGTTGGTTATCTGATGATTGATAGGAGGGGAGAGAGATGGCGAATTTAACTGGTAAAGAGAAAGCAGCTATTTTATTAGTTTCTTTAGGACCTGATGCATCAGCAGAGGTATTTAAGCATTTAAATGATGATGAGATTGAGGATCTTACCCTAGAGATAGCTAACTTAGATAAAGTACCAGCAGATGTTAAAGATGGGGTTTTAGATGAATTTCATCAGATGTGTGTTGCCTACGATTATATAAGTCATGGTGGTATGGATTATGCTAGAGAGGTATTAGAGAAGGCTTTAGGGCAGAATAAAGCTAATGATATTATAGATCGTTTAACTGCGTCTTTACAGGTAAGACCCTTTGATCAATTAAGGAAGACTGACCCTAGTCAGATTTTAAACTTTATTCAAAATGAGCATCCCCAGACTATTGCTTTAGTTTTAGCTTATTTAGCTCCTCAACAAGCTGCAATTATTATGTCTTCCTTACCTTATGAGAAGCAGACAGAGGTAGCTAAGAGGATTGCTATCATGGAAAGAACTAGCCCTGATGTTATTAAAGAGGTTGAAAGAGTATTAGAACAGAAGTTATCATCTCTAATGACTAATGAATATACAGTTGCTGGTGGAATTGATACAATTGTAGATATTTTAAACCTTGCTGACCGGGCTACAGAGAAGAAGATACTAGAAGACTTAGATGAACAGAATCCAGAATTGGCTGAAGATATTAGACAGAAGATGTTCGTCTTTGAAGATATTATATTGTTAACTGATAGAGACATACAGATTTTATTGAGACAAATTGATACCGATGATTTGGCATTAGCTCTTAAAACAGTAAGTGATGAGGTTGCTGAAAAGATATTCAACAACCAATCTAAGAGAGCTGCTGAAATGTTAAAAGAGGACATTGAATATCTAGGACCTGTAAGAATAAGTGATGTAGAAGAGGCCCAACAGAAGATTGTAGGTCAGATTAGAAAACTAGAAGAGGCTGGCGAAATCATCATTAATCGTGGTGGAGAGGATGAGGTCGTTGTCTAATATCATCAAATCACCTCTAGTTAAGTCAGGTGAAAAAGTAACTATTAATAATAGTAGGATACAGCGAGTTATAGATAATAAGAAGGATAATGATGATAATCAGCCTATGATAGATAGAGATAAGTTATTAAAAGAGGCTAAAGAAGAGGCTGAAAGTATTGTGAGTCAAGCTCAAGCAAAGGCTAGGGATATACTAACAAATGCAGAGAAAGAGGTTGCTAATTTAAACTCTCAGACTCAACAGAAGATACAAGAAGTTATTGAACAAGGTAAAGCTGAAGGTTATCAGCAAGGTCTACAATTAGGAAGAGAAGAAGGCTTAAATAAAGGGGTTACTCAACTACAGAACCTGATAATTAATCTTGATCAGAAAGTAGTTGAATTTAACCAAAGTTTAGAAGAGAGAGAATCAGAATTTAAAGAGGATTTAATAAGATTAGCTATTGCAATTAGTAAGAAGATAATCGGTAGAGAGTTAAAGATTGATGCTGAATTACTTAAAGGGATAATACAAAAAACCATTAGTTTATTAGATGGAGAGGAAGAGATTGTGATTAGAGTTGCTCCTAGTGATATAGAAATCTTAGCTACTTATAAAGAAGAATTGATATCCTCAAACAATGGT includes these proteins:
- the fliF gene encoding flagellar basal-body MS-ring/collar protein FliF, translated to MVKNLSQIREQMQNLWNNFDKKAKIVIIVSVLFTFVGMLLLANWASKPEYTVLFNNLTVKDAGGIVAKLKENQVSYKLEGNGTTILVPKKQVHNLRLDLASQGLPTGGSVGFELFDRNQLGTTDYEMKINHIRALSGELTRTIQQLDKVIYAKVQITPSKTSLYTDNEEPAKASIVLRLKEYSKLTTKEIRAIANLVASGVEGLTPDKVTIVDTAGNLLSAMLENNEEKSDVSDKLDLKKKLEDDIERDLNVMLTKVLGVDKFSLTVNATLNFDKRNIESKRYQPVVGDEGIIRSEQTKEESSVGTTISPEGVPGTTSNLPQYKINNQQQNQHNKEERIVNYEINEEVERYVQSPGTIERLSVAVSVDTAQKELSAEKKDAITQLISTAVGYDSSRGDQITVIGYDFNNDLDIMTQQEMEAAEARKRVFLFSLLGIVGVLIILLVIIMARKKNSQDDNSQVGENINYLIDEAEEEFAVAGSLTPEERERQKLQNQLRNIISEQPEEIAGLIKSWLSDD
- the fliG gene encoding flagellar motor switch protein FliG; translated protein: MANLTGKEKAAILLVSLGPDASAEVFKHLNDDEIEDLTLEIANLDKVPADVKDGVLDEFHQMCVAYDYISHGGMDYAREVLEKALGQNKANDIIDRLTASLQVRPFDQLRKTDPSQILNFIQNEHPQTIALVLAYLAPQQAAIIMSSLPYEKQTEVAKRIAIMERTSPDVIKEVERVLEQKLSSLMTNEYTVAGGIDTIVDILNLADRATEKKILEDLDEQNPELAEDIRQKMFVFEDIILLTDRDIQILLRQIDTDDLALALKTVSDEVAEKIFNNQSKRAAEMLKEDIEYLGPVRISDVEEAQQKIVGQIRKLEEAGEIIINRGGEDEVVV
- a CDS encoding FliH/SctL family protein — its product is MSNIIKSPLVKSGEKVTINNSRIQRVIDNKKDNDDNQPMIDRDKLLKEAKEEAESIVSQAQAKARDILTNAEKEVANLNSQTQQKIQEVIEQGKAEGYQQGLQLGREEGLNKGVTQLQNLIINLDQKVVEFNQSLEERESEFKEDLIRLAIAISKKIIGRELKIDAELLKGIIQKTISLLDGEEEIVIRVAPSDIEILATYKEELISSNNGLERVKIVSDENIQSSGCIIETDFGGFDATIDSQLAEIEARLLEVDNDE